One region of Dokdonia sp. 4H-3-7-5 genomic DNA includes:
- a CDS encoding DEAD/DEAH box helicase family protein produces MLKEAFHFIYPWRTYQERFLKDFKSHASDDHLHVVAPPGSGKTVLGLEMMRRVNEKTLVLAPTITIRNQWEQRMFECFVSEEDCTIPLSRNIKEPAHITFATYQSLHAFSKNEMEGDMDRLVAFFAEAGIKHIVLDEAHHLKNEWWKPLFALKKLEGTLTALTATPPYDSEQREIAKYFQLCGPIDIEISVPELVKEGNLCAHQDYIYFSEPDEAQIQYILKYRVKSKGFIDSLVENENFGTFVLKHTLYTLTDGLLDPIYEKPDFYVAILVYLQARGHEIPKEKIEVLGVDTEKAQLPLFNQEWVERLLQLILVTDRELFLEDEEMLLDVEKQLRRVGAFDNKRVNFKGERQLYKSLAQSPNKLKSICEIINFESQGMGEDLRAVILTDYVRKEFLESVNDDLADINKLGVVPIFHHLRHSLAQVVERSHGINKLEKLAVLTGTLVIVHKHLEREIVKVLSNDDYTITPLDGTDFIIVKTKERAKSIIVSVITQLFTDGHIQILVGTAALLGEGWDAPAINTLVLGSYVSSFVMSNQMRGRAIRVQSGNPDKVASIWHLACIDPTIDDGGEDVAKLVKRFDAFCGVSLENDPFIENGADRFALPTTTINKETINEKMLQLAANRSHIKERWNKAIGTGKLLVRELKFDFSPSSKKKEAETHKVYYKDAVKYSFMQLGAVITMTIPEIIINNVGSYFSKGMLFFIYATIGSIVLALAPKTYKAIVKYIKFGRIDKQVYKMGQVVLKSLREQLLITTQLQQMKLGVEYLPNGEIACFLTGATAKEEILFVTCLQELLEPVDNARYMIEQSGWFQEKFGLANYYSVPSIFTTNKKDASLFYRYWKIFVSDEARLTFTRTRDGRKQLLKARFHYLNTENGLKTKTSAIWR; encoded by the coding sequence TTGCTTAAAGAAGCCTTTCATTTCATATACCCGTGGCGCACCTATCAAGAGCGATTTTTAAAGGATTTTAAAAGCCATGCTTCAGATGATCATTTACATGTAGTCGCACCTCCAGGGTCGGGTAAAACAGTACTTGGACTCGAGATGATGCGTCGTGTAAACGAGAAAACGCTTGTGCTTGCACCTACAATTACGATACGTAATCAATGGGAGCAACGTATGTTTGAGTGTTTTGTGAGCGAGGAAGATTGTACTATTCCGCTTTCGCGAAATATAAAAGAGCCTGCACACATCACTTTTGCTACTTACCAATCACTACACGCTTTTTCAAAAAATGAAATGGAAGGTGACATGGATCGTTTGGTAGCTTTTTTCGCGGAAGCGGGCATCAAACACATTGTATTAGACGAAGCACATCACCTTAAAAATGAGTGGTGGAAACCTCTTTTTGCCCTCAAAAAATTGGAAGGAACGCTCACCGCATTGACCGCCACACCACCTTATGATAGTGAGCAACGAGAAATAGCCAAATACTTCCAATTATGCGGTCCGATAGATATTGAAATAAGCGTTCCAGAATTAGTGAAAGAAGGAAATCTATGCGCGCATCAAGATTACATTTATTTCTCCGAACCAGACGAAGCTCAAATTCAATATATTCTTAAATACCGAGTAAAATCAAAGGGTTTCATTGATTCTCTAGTTGAAAACGAAAATTTTGGAACGTTCGTTCTAAAACATACTTTGTACACATTGACAGATGGATTACTTGATCCTATCTACGAGAAACCAGATTTTTACGTTGCCATTCTCGTGTATCTTCAAGCACGTGGTCATGAGATCCCAAAAGAGAAAATAGAGGTCCTTGGAGTAGATACCGAGAAGGCACAATTACCACTTTTTAATCAAGAATGGGTAGAGCGATTATTACAACTTATACTTGTTACAGACAGAGAGCTTTTTCTAGAAGATGAGGAGATGCTGCTGGATGTAGAAAAGCAGTTGCGTAGGGTAGGTGCCTTTGATAATAAACGGGTGAACTTTAAAGGAGAGCGCCAGCTCTATAAATCACTTGCGCAAAGTCCAAATAAACTTAAAAGTATTTGCGAGATCATAAATTTTGAATCCCAAGGAATGGGTGAAGATTTACGCGCAGTAATCCTCACGGATTATGTACGCAAGGAATTCTTAGAAAGCGTAAACGATGACCTAGCAGATATAAATAAACTTGGTGTTGTTCCTATTTTTCATCACCTACGACACTCGCTTGCACAAGTAGTAGAACGCTCTCACGGAATAAACAAATTAGAAAAACTAGCTGTTCTCACGGGTACACTTGTCATTGTACATAAACACTTAGAAAGAGAAATCGTCAAAGTACTTTCAAATGATGATTATACCATCACGCCTCTTGATGGAACGGATTTTATCATTGTAAAAACAAAGGAACGAGCAAAGAGTATTATTGTGAGTGTCATTACACAGTTATTTACAGATGGTCACATACAAATTCTGGTAGGCACCGCTGCCTTGCTAGGAGAAGGATGGGATGCTCCTGCTATTAATACTTTAGTACTTGGTTCCTACGTAAGCTCTTTTGTAATGTCTAATCAGATGCGTGGTCGTGCTATACGCGTGCAATCTGGTAATCCAGATAAAGTGGCTTCCATCTGGCACCTCGCGTGTATAGATCCTACCATTGATGACGGTGGTGAAGATGTGGCAAAACTTGTAAAACGTTTTGACGCCTTTTGCGGAGTCTCCCTTGAAAATGATCCTTTTATAGAAAATGGCGCCGACCGGTTTGCACTGCCTACAACCACAATTAACAAGGAGACGATTAATGAAAAAATGCTCCAGCTAGCAGCAAACAGAAGCCATATTAAAGAGCGCTGGAATAAAGCTATAGGGACTGGAAAGTTACTTGTACGAGAACTAAAGTTTGATTTTAGCCCAAGTAGCAAGAAGAAAGAAGCCGAAACGCACAAGGTCTATTATAAAGATGCTGTAAAGTATAGTTTTATGCAGCTAGGAGCTGTTATTACTATGACTATCCCAGAGATAATAATTAATAATGTAGGAAGCTATTTTTCTAAGGGAATGTTGTTTTTTATATACGCTACCATTGGCTCTATTGTTCTCGCGTTAGCGCCTAAAACCTACAAGGCGATTGTCAAGTATATTAAATTTGGTCGCATCGATAAGCAAGTGTATAAAATGGGACAAGTGGTATTAAAGTCACTGCGTGAGCAATTATTAATCACCACCCAACTACAGCAAATGAAGCTCGGCGTAGAGTATTTACCTAACGGGGAGATTGCTTGTTTTCTCACAGGCGCCACGGCAAAGGAGGAAATACTCTTTGTAACGTGCCTGCAAGAACTTCTAGAACCCGTAGATAATGCACGCTATATGATTGAGCAGTCCGGTTGGTTTCAAGAGAAATTTGGACTTGCAAATTACTACAGCGTACCCTCGATATTTACAACAAATAAGAAAGATGCCTCCCTATTTTATAGATATTGGAAGATTTTTGTGAGTGATGAAGCACGACTGACTTTTACAAGAACACGAGACGGCAGGAAGCAATTACTTAAAGCACGTTTTCATTATTTGAATACCGAGAATGGCCTCAAGACAAAAACGTCTGCTATCTGGAGGTAA